One Tolypothrix bouteillei VB521301 DNA window includes the following coding sequences:
- a CDS encoding 4Fe-4S binding protein — translation MSYKITSKCISCKLCLSVCPVNAIKIVDGQHWIDPNLCNNCVGTAYTVPQCMAGCPTCDGCVQETSDYWECWFATYNKLLAKLTKKQDYWENWFDYYSQQFSKQLEKNVIANCKTSPAGGFPAVRDWRTRRANS, via the coding sequence ATGTCTTACAAGATAACCAGCAAGTGCATTTCTTGCAAACTGTGTCTCTCTGTGTGTCCTGTTAATGCAATCAAGATTGTTGATGGTCAGCACTGGATCGACCCCAATCTCTGCAATAATTGTGTTGGTACTGCCTATACTGTTCCTCAGTGTATGGCTGGTTGTCCAACCTGTGATGGTTGCGTTCAAGAAACGAGCGATTACTGGGAATGCTGGTTTGCTACTTACAATAAACTACTAGCAAAATTAACAAAAAAACAAGATTATTGGGAAAACTGGTTTGACTATTATTCACAACAGTTTTCCAAACAATTAGAAAAAAATGTAATAGCTAATTGTAAGACCAGCCCTGCAGGCGGGTTTCCCGCCGTAAGGGACTGGCGCACCCGAAGGGCTAATAGCTAA
- the nifB gene encoding nitrogenase cofactor biosynthesis protein NifB, which translates to MTQSTGLVTPLITQQATQSKSSGCGSGCGSTSATPEIDEKLKQRIETHPCYSEEAHHHYARLHVAVAPACNIQCNYCNRKYDCANESRPGVVSELLTPEEAAHKVLVIAGKIPQLTVLGIAGPGDPLANPEKTFRTFELIAEKAPEIKLCLSTNGLMLPEYIDRIKQLNIDHVTITINMVDPEIGAKIYPWVHYKRKRYRGIEGVKILHEKQMEGLQALKEADILCKVNSVMIPGINDEHLLEVNKVIREKGAFLHNIMPLISAPEHGTHFGLTGQRGPTPAELKAVQDNCAGNMKMMRHCRQCRADAVGLLGEDRSLEFTKDKFMEMTPEYDPQKRQEVLAGIEKFKSELKAARAKVNVETTDSKSLQQNNPKILVAVATKGGGLVNQHFGHAKEFQVYEVDGHTVRYVGHRKVDHYCQGGYGEKATLENIIQSIADCKAVLVSKIGDGPKEKLQNIGVQVYEAYDSIEVAALEFYKQYLQVVSC; encoded by the coding sequence ATGACACAGTCAACAGGACTCGTTACTCCCCTCATTACACAACAGGCAACTCAATCTAAATCCAGTGGTTGTGGTAGTGGATGCGGTAGCACCAGTGCAACTCCGGAAATAGATGAAAAGCTAAAACAACGGATCGAAACCCATCCTTGTTACAGCGAGGAAGCCCATCACCATTATGCAAGATTGCACGTTGCAGTTGCTCCTGCTTGCAACATTCAGTGCAACTACTGCAATCGCAAATATGATTGTGCAAACGAAAGCCGCCCTGGTGTTGTCAGCGAACTACTTACCCCAGAGGAAGCAGCACACAAAGTTTTGGTTATTGCAGGTAAGATTCCCCAACTCACTGTATTGGGAATTGCGGGTCCTGGCGATCCACTTGCAAATCCAGAGAAAACCTTCCGTACCTTTGAGTTGATTGCAGAAAAAGCACCAGAAATCAAGCTTTGCCTGTCAACTAACGGTTTGATGCTTCCTGAATATATTGACCGGATCAAACAATTAAATATTGACCACGTTACTATCACCATTAATATGGTGGACCCTGAAATTGGAGCAAAAATTTATCCTTGGGTTCACTACAAGCGCAAGCGTTATAGAGGCATTGAAGGGGTTAAAATTTTACATGAAAAGCAGATGGAAGGTCTGCAAGCCCTGAAAGAAGCTGATATTTTGTGTAAAGTTAACTCGGTAATGATTCCGGGAATTAATGACGAGCACCTATTAGAAGTTAATAAAGTTATTCGTGAAAAAGGTGCGTTTCTGCACAATATTATGCCGTTGATTTCTGCACCAGAGCACGGCACTCATTTTGGCTTGACGGGTCAGCGCGGTCCTACACCCGCAGAATTGAAAGCAGTACAAGATAATTGTGCTGGTAATATGAAAATGATGCGTCATTGCCGTCAGTGCCGTGCAGATGCAGTTGGTTTATTAGGTGAAGACCGCAGCTTAGAATTTACCAAGGATAAATTCATGGAGATGACTCCTGAATACGATCCGCAAAAGCGCCAAGAAGTTCTTGCTGGTATTGAGAAGTTTAAGTCAGAACTGAAAGCAGCTAGAGCAAAGGTAAATGTCGAGACAACCGATAGCAAGTCTTTGCAACAAAACAATCCAAAAATCCTAGTTGCTGTTGCAACAAAAGGTGGTGGATTGGTTAACCAACATTTCGGTCATGCGAAGGAATTCCAGGTTTACGAAGTTGACGGTCATACCGTTCGCTATGTAGGACATCGCAAAGTTGACCACTACTGTCAAGGTGGTTACGGAGAGAAAGCTACTCTGGAAAATATCATTCAATCCATTGCTGATTGCAAAGCAGTACTCGTTTCCAAAATTGGTGACGGTCCTAAAGAAAAGTTACAAAATATCGGCGTCCAAGTCTACGAAGCTTACGACTCCATCGAAGTTGCAGCCCTAGAGTTTTACAAGCAATACTTGCAAGTTGTTAGCTGTTAA
- a CDS encoding type I restriction enzyme HsdR N-terminal domain-containing protein, translated as MVQILQGKDVTLVDLIEKFNLQRSQDEQFFREWQDNLPDLSEADKQTLTEVKAEYLHLSQYTILEPVVKMVVLSPLLRLAGFYNPLFYIASEIEVEISSEDQGTIIRGRIDILVFQPPFWVLVIEAKRAEYSLVLAIPQALAYMLTNLTSERPAFGFVTNGSEFRFIKLVQAQTPQYAVSDLFALDSRDDIDNVVKILKRLAQLVSQK; from the coding sequence ATGGTTCAAATTCTTCAAGGCAAAGATGTTACTCTAGTCGATCTCATAGAGAAATTTAATTTGCAACGTTCACAAGATGAACAATTCTTCCGAGAGTGGCAAGATAATTTACCCGATCTGAGCGAAGCCGACAAGCAAACCCTAACTGAAGTCAAAGCAGAATATCTCCATCTTTCCCAGTACACAATTTTAGAACCTGTTGTCAAAATGGTGGTACTATCACCACTCTTGCGTCTTGCAGGTTTTTACAATCCTCTTTTCTACATTGCTTCAGAGATAGAAGTTGAAATCTCTTCAGAAGACCAAGGAACAATTATTAGAGGACGTATCGATATCTTGGTTTTTCAACCTCCATTCTGGGTTCTTGTTATCGAAGCAAAACGAGCAGAATATTCTTTAGTTCTGGCGATTCCCCAAGCATTAGCTTATATGCTGACTAATTTAACTTCAGAAAGACCAGCTTTTGGATTTGTAACAAATGGCAGTGAGTTTAGATTTATTAAACTTGTGCAAGCACAAACCCCTCAATATGCTGTATCAGATTTGTTTGCCTTAGATAGCCGTGATGATATAGATAACGTCGTAAAAATATTAAAGCGTCTAGCTCAACTTGTTTCTCAAAAATAA
- a CDS encoding NAD(P)-dependent alcohol dehydrogenase, which translates to MKAAVISHYGSPEVLQYEEVELPKIQPNELLVKVRASCVNPVDWKIRKGMLKFVTGNKFPMILGFDLSGDVVEVGSQVTLFKPGDAIYGNVGLKGGAYAEFTAVPETSAALKPINMTYEEAAAIPVAGLTALQSLRDLGNIQSGHTVLVNGASGGVGTYAVQIAKALGAKVTAVCSTKNVDLVKSLGADRIIDYTQQDFTQDATQYDIILDAVAKQSFSICKKVLKPLGTYITTLPSFESVVQNVLTVILPGQKARNIFAVPRTQDLAYLKELSEAGKLRTVIDRTYTLQEIAAAHAYSESDRVVGKIAITIA; encoded by the coding sequence ATGAAAGCAGCAGTTATCTCCCACTACGGTTCTCCTGAAGTTTTACAGTATGAAGAAGTGGAACTACCAAAGATTCAACCTAATGAATTACTTGTTAAAGTCCGCGCCTCTTGCGTGAATCCCGTTGATTGGAAAATCCGCAAGGGTATGTTGAAGTTTGTCACGGGAAATAAATTCCCCATGATTTTGGGATTTGATTTGTCAGGAGATGTTGTAGAAGTGGGTTCCCAAGTTACACTCTTCAAACCGGGAGATGCAATTTACGGAAATGTAGGCTTGAAGGGAGGGGCTTACGCTGAATTTACAGCTGTTCCGGAAACAAGTGCTGCACTCAAACCAATAAATATGACCTATGAGGAAGCCGCTGCGATACCTGTCGCAGGGCTGACGGCTTTACAATCGTTACGAGACTTGGGCAATATCCAATCAGGACACACTGTCCTCGTTAATGGTGCTTCCGGTGGTGTTGGAACTTATGCAGTACAAATTGCTAAAGCTTTAGGTGCAAAAGTTACCGCTGTTTGCAGTACAAAAAATGTGGATTTGGTAAAGTCTCTAGGAGCAGACAGAATTATTGACTATACACAACAGGATTTCACTCAAGATGCCACGCAGTACGATATTATTTTAGATGCTGTTGCCAAGCAGTCATTTTCTATTTGTAAAAAAGTTCTCAAACCACTTGGAACTTATATAACTACGCTTCCTAGCTTTGAAAGTGTAGTCCAAAATGTATTGACTGTTATCCTTCCCGGTCAAAAAGCTAGGAATATTTTTGCAGTACCCAGAACTCAAGATTTGGCTTACTTGAAAGAATTGAGCGAGGCGGGTAAACTGAGAACTGTAATTGACCGCACATATACTTTACAAGAAATAGCTGCTGCTCATGCATATAGTGAAAGCGATCGCGTTGTGGGTAAAATTGCCATTACGATCGCTTAG